In the Pseudanabaena sp. PCC 7367 genome, one interval contains:
- a CDS encoding glycoside hydrolase family 13 protein: protein MINPSPQTINTPDWVKHAVFYQIFPDRFARAAPPEDSNVQRSGKRANYQNHAIARAILQEWGTEPTYEGYMGGNLWGVIDQLDYLQELGITAIYFTPVFQSACNHRYHTHDYYQIAPLLGGNEALQQLLAAAHQRDIKVVLDGVFNHASRGFFFFNDILENGPNSPWLDWFTIEKWPLSAYDGSLPANYLSWVNNRALPKFNHQNPAVREYIMQVAEYWLGQGIDGWRLDVPDCIEVEGFWQEFRDRVKAVNPDAYIVGEIWEDASQWLDGTQFDGVMNYPFAEATIAFVAGERVLLEEVKKTAYKPYPAIDASEYADRLKELLKLHPWPIQLTQLNLFDSHDVPRLFTVAGGEIANKKRKSNHKTAAKTTVELATLLLLTFPGAPSIYYGDEVGLPGAHDPDNRRAFPDASEWDKQVLQYHKELIALRHAHPALRIGEYEVLFAKDMAYVFARSLPGQPEETAIVAVNAGNEAISIQVRAELEHKPSQIVYGKGQANWLGNQTTSAINFDLSARSGLILAD, encoded by the coding sequence ATGATAAATCCAAGTCCTCAAACTATCAATACACCAGACTGGGTTAAGCATGCCGTTTTTTATCAAATCTTTCCCGATCGTTTTGCTAGAGCTGCCCCCCCGGAGGATTCAAATGTTCAACGCAGCGGCAAGCGAGCCAATTATCAGAATCATGCGATCGCCCGTGCAATCTTGCAAGAGTGGGGGACTGAACCCACCTATGAAGGTTACATGGGTGGGAACCTGTGGGGGGTAATTGATCAGCTTGATTATTTGCAAGAACTGGGCATCACTGCGATCTACTTTACCCCTGTATTTCAGTCTGCCTGCAATCATCGCTACCACACCCACGACTACTATCAAATCGCTCCACTCCTGGGTGGGAATGAAGCACTACAACAATTACTTGCTGCTGCCCATCAACGAGATATCAAAGTGGTGCTTGATGGGGTATTTAACCATGCTAGTCGTGGTTTCTTTTTCTTTAATGACATTCTTGAAAATGGCCCTAATTCACCCTGGCTGGATTGGTTCACGATCGAAAAATGGCCACTGAGTGCCTATGATGGCTCGTTGCCTGCCAATTATTTGAGCTGGGTGAACAATCGCGCTCTGCCCAAATTCAATCACCAGAATCCGGCGGTGCGTGAGTATATTATGCAGGTGGCGGAATATTGGCTAGGGCAGGGGATCGACGGCTGGCGATTGGATGTGCCGGACTGTATTGAGGTAGAGGGCTTTTGGCAGGAATTCCGCGATCGCGTTAAGGCAGTTAATCCCGATGCTTATATTGTCGGTGAAATCTGGGAAGATGCGAGTCAATGGCTGGATGGCACTCAATTTGATGGCGTGATGAACTATCCCTTTGCCGAAGCCACAATCGCCTTCGTGGCGGGGGAACGGGTATTGCTTGAGGAAGTCAAAAAAACAGCTTATAAACCATACCCGGCGATCGATGCCAGTGAATATGCCGATCGGCTCAAAGAATTATTAAAACTCCATCCCTGGCCAATCCAGCTTACCCAGCTTAACTTGTTCGATTCCCATGATGTGCCCAGGCTGTTTACGGTGGCAGGCGGGGAAATCGCTAATAAGAAGAGGAAGAGTAACCATAAAACAGCAGCAAAAACTACCGTAGAGTTGGCGACCCTGTTGCTGCTCACTTTTCCTGGTGCGCCCAGCATTTATTACGGCGATGAAGTTGGCTTGCCAGGAGCCCATGATCCCGACAATCGTCGCGCTTTCCCTGATGCCAGCGAATGGGATAAACAAGTATTGCAATATCACAAGGAATTGATCGCCCTGCGCCATGCCCATCCCGCTTTGCGAATTGGTGAATATGAAGTGCTATTCGCTAAGGATATGGCCTATGTGTTTGCAAGATCTTTACCTGGTCAGCCGGAAGAGACGGCGATCGTGGCGGTGAATGCTGGTAATGAAGCAATCTCGATTCAAGTTCGGGCTGAACTGGAACACAAACCAAGCCAGATTGTTTATGGGAAAGGGCAGGCTAATTGGCTGGGCAATCAGACTACTTCGGCGATCAATTTTGATCTATCGGCGCGATCGGGTTTGATCCTGGCGGATTAA
- a CDS encoding sensor histidine kinase has translation MGDRKEACLDKNTVRTVLQNLLSNAIKYSPDSSTINLIVTVDQDQVVFTISDRGIGIPTAEQGELFAPFYRAKNAENIPGTGLGLSIVKKAIEVHGGKIEMASQEGQGTTFRVTLFTHSPLI, from the coding sequence TTGGGCGATCGCAAAGAAGCCTGCCTGGATAAAAATACAGTCAGAACTGTGCTGCAAAATTTATTATCCAATGCGATTAAATATTCCCCCGACTCTAGTACGATTAATCTAATTGTAACGGTTGACCAGGATCAAGTTGTTTTTACAATTAGCGATCGCGGTATTGGCATTCCCACCGCCGAGCAAGGAGAACTATTTGCTCCCTTTTACCGCGCTAAGAATGCTGAAAATATACCTGGCACTGGCCTAGGGCTTTCGATTGTCAAAAAAGCGATAGAAGTGCACGGTGGTAAGATTGAGATGGCCTCCCAAGAAGGGCAAGGCACTACATTTAGAGTCACTCTCTTTACCCACTCACCTTTAATTTAG
- a CDS encoding 2TM domain-containing protein produces MSYSPNQAPRAKLATQRLQFSRQLRTHFQIKLSLFLVTVVLFVPTNLAIDGQFDWCYWLILLATFGISWEGCKAYQLNSERFERQFQQWQSRQQE; encoded by the coding sequence ATGAGTTATTCCCCGAATCAAGCTCCTCGCGCCAAACTTGCCACCCAGAGGCTTCAGTTTAGCCGCCAACTCAGAACTCATTTTCAGATTAAGCTGAGCTTATTTCTGGTTACTGTTGTTCTATTTGTGCCGACCAACTTGGCGATCGATGGTCAGTTTGACTGGTGCTACTGGCTAATCCTGCTGGCTACTTTTGGGATTTCCTGGGAAGGCTGCAAGGCCTATCAGCTTAATTCAGAGCGGTTTGAACGACAGTTCCAACAATGGCAATCCCGACAACAAGAATAG
- a CDS encoding NAD+ synthase, with protein MNDSFSIAVAQLNPIVGDLAGNATKILVAAQQCSDRSVRLMLTPELSLCGYPPRDLLVYDRFIQDMAIALAHLAQELPTDLAVLVGTVTVNEQAAQIGTKPLFNSAALLAGGKVQRIFHKRLLPTYDVFDEDRYFAQGTESNFFVLPVLPVLPRSPQDQIATTNMNDFNYAEDLDPAQDHDNGDLIRIGVTICEDFWNDERFWGKRNYAANPVADLVNCNLDLLVNLSASPFAVNKQKLREAMIQHSAKQYDLPIVYVNQVGGNDDLLFDGNSVAFSREGYLIGRANAFSEDLLILDFDAKERKLVSSTLVDLPETEEAEIWQALVLGLGDYARKCGFRKVVLGLSGGIDSALVAAIAVAAVGADNVLGILMPSPYSSEHSISDALKLSHSLGIETQTIAIGDLMASFDRSLSKLFIGTESDVTEENLQSRIRGNLLMAISNKFGHLLLSTGNKSELAVGYCTLYGDMNGGFAAIADVPKTKVFSLCRWLNQTQQYGNKPPIPTLGKSEIIPAHIISKPPSAELKPDQVDQDSLPPYEVLDDILARWIDQKADVSQIIAATGYDSAIVEQVIQLATRAEFKRRQAAPGLKITDRAFGSGWRMPIASRRSLYS; from the coding sequence ATGAATGATAGCTTTTCGATCGCAGTTGCCCAGTTAAATCCGATCGTCGGCGATCTAGCCGGAAATGCCACCAAGATTTTAGTTGCTGCGCAGCAATGTAGCGATCGATCGGTGCGATTGATGCTCACCCCCGAACTATCTTTATGCGGTTATCCACCCCGCGATTTGTTGGTTTACGATCGCTTTATTCAAGATATGGCGATCGCCTTGGCACACTTGGCCCAGGAGCTACCAACCGATCTGGCGGTATTGGTGGGGACCGTAACGGTGAATGAGCAGGCTGCTCAAATCGGCACCAAGCCTTTATTTAATAGTGCTGCACTCTTAGCAGGTGGAAAAGTGCAGCGGATTTTCCATAAGCGATTATTGCCCACCTATGATGTATTTGACGAAGATCGCTATTTTGCCCAAGGTACAGAAAGTAACTTCTTTGTATTGCCAGTATTGCCAGTATTACCGCGATCGCCACAGGATCAGATTGCTACCACGAATATGAATGATTTTAATTATGCAGAAGATCTAGATCCAGCTCAGGATCATGATAATGGGGACTTGATCAGAATCGGCGTGACCATTTGCGAAGACTTCTGGAACGACGAGAGGTTCTGGGGCAAGCGCAATTATGCGGCGAATCCAGTGGCTGATTTGGTGAATTGCAACCTGGATTTATTGGTAAATCTTTCTGCTTCTCCGTTTGCGGTGAATAAACAAAAACTACGCGAAGCAATGATTCAACACAGCGCCAAGCAATATGATTTGCCGATCGTTTATGTGAATCAAGTGGGCGGGAATGATGATTTATTGTTTGATGGCAATAGTGTCGCCTTTAGCCGCGAAGGTTATTTAATTGGTAGAGCGAATGCTTTTAGTGAAGATTTATTGATTCTTGATTTTGATGCGAAAGAGCGCAAGTTAGTTAGTTCCACTCTGGTTGATTTGCCAGAGACAGAAGAAGCTGAGATCTGGCAAGCCTTAGTTTTGGGATTGGGTGATTATGCGCGTAAATGTGGCTTTAGGAAAGTAGTTTTGGGTTTAAGCGGCGGGATTGATTCGGCATTGGTGGCAGCGATCGCTGTAGCGGCAGTGGGAGCAGATAATGTATTGGGAATTCTCATGCCTTCGCCCTATAGCTCTGAACATTCAATCAGTGATGCCCTCAAGCTGTCCCATAGCCTGGGTATAGAGACTCAAACAATTGCGATCGGTGATTTAATGGCATCGTTCGATCGCTCCCTCAGCAAGCTGTTTATTGGCACTGAAAGCGATGTAACGGAAGAGAACTTGCAATCACGCATTCGCGGTAATTTATTGATGGCAATTTCCAATAAATTTGGCCATTTACTATTGTCTACTGGGAATAAATCAGAACTGGCGGTGGGCTATTGCACTCTCTATGGTGATATGAATGGTGGGTTCGCGGCGATCGCCGATGTTCCCAAAACTAAGGTATTCTCACTCTGTCGCTGGTTGAATCAAACTCAGCAATATGGTAACAAGCCGCCAATTCCCACCTTGGGTAAAAGCGAAATCATTCCTGCCCACATCATTAGCAAACCGCCTAGCGCCGAACTAAAGCCGGATCAAGTGGATCAAGATTCCCTGCCACCGTACGAAGTGCTGGATGATATTCTGGCACGTTGGATTGATCAAAAAGCTGATGTATCGCAGATTATCGCCGCAACTGGATATGACTCGGCGATCGTTGAACAGGTGATCCAACTGGCCACTAGGGCTGAATTCAAGCGCCGTCAGGCTGCCCCTGGCCTCAAAATCACCGATCGCGCCTTTGGTTCTGGTTGGCGGATGCCGATTGCTTCGCGGCGATCGTTATATTCATAA
- a CDS encoding NUDIX hydrolase, whose product MAGSKTRFPLAEFKVGVDNVIFSVDTAQNRLLVLLVMRDAEPYRDYWCLPGTLVRQGESPEDAAYRILAEKIRVKNLYLEQLYTFGEVEDSRDPRQDPGDPGKEHRLQWARYLSISYFALVRFSEAELIANGVSGIAWYSLQQVPQLAFSQNRILEYGHRRLCNKLEYSPVAFDVLPELFTLNDLYQFYATVLGENFSDYSNFRTRLLKLGFLNDTGEKVSRGAGRPASLYKFDAAAFSLHKDKPMVFI is encoded by the coding sequence ATGGCAGGAAGCAAGACCCGTTTCCCCCTAGCTGAGTTTAAGGTTGGGGTTGACAATGTAATTTTCTCTGTTGACACCGCTCAAAATCGCCTGTTGGTGCTGTTGGTGATGCGCGATGCCGAGCCATATCGGGATTATTGGTGCTTGCCTGGAACCTTGGTGCGCCAGGGTGAATCCCCAGAGGATGCCGCCTATCGCATTCTGGCAGAGAAAATTCGGGTTAAGAACCTCTACCTTGAGCAGCTTTATACCTTTGGCGAAGTGGAAGATAGCCGCGATCCACGCCAAGATCCTGGAGATCCTGGCAAAGAGCATCGGTTGCAATGGGCTCGTTATCTATCAATTAGCTACTTTGCCCTGGTGCGATTTTCAGAGGCGGAGTTGATCGCCAATGGCGTAAGTGGGATCGCCTGGTATTCTTTGCAGCAAGTGCCACAGTTGGCATTTAGTCAAAATCGCATCCTTGAATATGGCCATCGCCGTTTGTGCAATAAGTTGGAATATAGCCCGGTAGCCTTTGATGTGTTGCCAGAACTATTTACCCTCAATGACTTGTATCAATTCTATGCCACAGTATTGGGTGAGAACTTCTCTGATTATTCTAACTTTCGCACTAGATTGTTAAAGTTAGGATTCCTAAATGATACGGGAGAGAAGGTTTCGCGGGGAGCCGGTCGCCCAGCCAGTTTATATAAATTCGATGCAGCGGCGTTCTCTTTACATAAGGATAAGCCAATGGTGTTTATTTAG
- a CDS encoding nicotinate-nucleotide adenylyltransferase — protein MNIALFGSSADPPTVGHKAIIEWLGQKFDLCVIWVSNNPFKSHQASMEQRLEMVRRMIAEINNAHPDRPNIELHPEISSPRSLFTVQQAQQIWPDATFHLVVGSDIVPQLHSWYHANQLLNLVNLLIVPRQGYALSEQDLEALRIRRATFAIANIGVPQVSSSAYRECDDDSGIVSSVAEYIHQEHLYEWQEARPVSP, from the coding sequence ATGAATATAGCTCTATTTGGGAGTAGTGCTGACCCGCCCACTGTTGGCCATAAAGCGATCATTGAATGGCTAGGACAAAAATTTGACCTATGCGTGATTTGGGTTTCCAATAACCCATTCAAATCCCACCAAGCCAGTATGGAGCAACGGTTAGAGATGGTACGACGGATGATCGCTGAAATTAATAATGCTCATCCCGATCGGCCAAATATTGAACTACATCCTGAAATTAGTAGTCCCCGCAGCTTGTTTACGGTGCAGCAAGCTCAGCAAATCTGGCCAGATGCTACTTTTCATCTAGTCGTAGGTTCAGACATTGTGCCGCAACTGCATTCCTGGTACCACGCCAATCAGTTGTTAAACCTGGTAAATTTGTTAATTGTGCCCAGACAAGGCTATGCTTTATCGGAGCAAGACTTAGAGGCGTTGCGGATCAGGAGAGCAACCTTTGCGATCGCCAACATTGGTGTGCCACAGGTTTCATCCTCTGCATACCGCGAGTGTGACGATGATTCGGGTATAGTATCATCTGTAGCCGAGTATATTCACCAGGAGCACCTGTACGAATGGCAGGAAGCAAGACCCGTTTCCCCCTAG
- a CDS encoding nicotinate phosphoribosyltransferase, with the protein MKVDQQNSNLQALAIDPALIAKPNDYAMLTDLYQLTMSACYVGEEIDQSWASFELFVRRLPTGMGYLVAMGLAQVLDYLQNWRFDPGQIEALQQTGIFDQLEPKVSDRFWSLLAEAKFTGDLWAVPEGTVVFANEPILRIEAPLWQAQIAETYILNTINYQTMIATKAAQMRDLAGDDAKLLEFGTRRAFSPQASLWAARAAIAGGMDATSNVLAALKLGQKPSGTMAHALVMAIAALEGTEEMAFAAFDRYFPGSALLIDTFDTVEAAKHLAAKQVAGEIEVKAVRLDSGDLVALSQQVHEILPDTFIFASGDIDGAEIQRLNQASACIDGYGIGTKLVTGAPVNGVYKLVEIANKPVAKFSSGKQTYPGRKQVWRSSDRAGRIVGDRLALFTEPEPTNSTESTESTDHGEHYSTKPLLKLIMQAGKLLTPRQDLSTIAQFTRQSVMALPQAIRAVDKPQSLPIEVSPLLQTLTDQLAQAHAKHQSIT; encoded by the coding sequence ATGAAAGTCGATCAACAAAACTCAAATTTACAAGCATTGGCGATCGATCCTGCTCTGATCGCTAAACCAAATGACTATGCCATGCTCACCGATCTCTATCAACTCACTATGTCTGCTTGCTATGTGGGCGAGGAGATTGATCAAAGTTGGGCAAGTTTTGAATTGTTCGTGCGACGATTACCAACGGGAATGGGCTATCTGGTGGCGATGGGCTTGGCGCAAGTGTTGGATTATTTACAAAACTGGCGATTTGATCCAGGCCAGATTGAGGCTTTGCAGCAAACAGGTATCTTTGACCAGCTTGAGCCCAAGGTGAGCGATCGCTTCTGGTCACTCCTGGCCGAGGCAAAATTCACGGGTGATCTGTGGGCGGTACCAGAAGGAACCGTGGTATTTGCAAATGAGCCAATTTTACGAATCGAAGCGCCATTATGGCAGGCGCAGATCGCCGAGACTTATATTTTAAACACAATTAATTACCAAACCATGATCGCCACCAAGGCTGCTCAGATGCGGGATCTGGCAGGCGATGATGCTAAGTTGCTGGAGTTTGGCACCAGACGGGCATTCAGTCCCCAGGCTTCGTTGTGGGCGGCAAGGGCGGCGATCGCCGGTGGCATGGATGCAACTTCTAATGTGCTGGCAGCCTTAAAACTAGGTCAAAAGCCCAGCGGCACTATGGCTCATGCCTTGGTGATGGCGATCGCGGCGCTAGAAGGTACAGAGGAAATGGCCTTTGCGGCTTTCGATCGTTATTTTCCTGGCAGTGCCCTGTTAATCGATACCTTTGATACGGTTGAGGCAGCGAAGCATCTGGCAGCTAAACAAGTGGCGGGGGAAATCGAAGTCAAGGCAGTGCGGCTTGATTCCGGCGATCTGGTGGCCTTGTCGCAGCAGGTGCATGAAATCTTGCCAGATACATTCATTTTTGCCAGTGGTGATATTGACGGGGCGGAAATCCAGCGCTTAAACCAAGCTTCTGCCTGCATTGATGGTTATGGCATTGGCACTAAGCTTGTTACTGGTGCGCCGGTAAATGGTGTTTATAAATTAGTGGAAATTGCCAATAAACCTGTGGCCAAGTTTTCCAGCGGCAAGCAAACCTATCCAGGCCGAAAGCAGGTGTGGCGATCCTCCGATCGCGCTGGTCGAATTGTGGGCGATCGCCTTGCCCTGTTCACTGAACCGGAACCAACTAATTCAACTGAATCAACTGAATCAACTGATCATGGTGAGCATTATTCAACGAAGCCTTTACTTAAACTAATTATGCAAGCAGGAAAATTATTGACACCACGGCAAGACCTATCAACAATCGCCCAATTCACCAGGCAATCAGTAATGGCATTGCCTCAAGCCATAAGAGCTGTGGATAAGCCCCAATCGCTGCCGATCGAAGTTTCGCCGCTGTTGCAAACTCTCACCGATCAATTGGCTCAAGCCCATGCAAAGCATCAATCAATCACCTGA
- a CDS encoding HNH endonuclease, producing MAKVLVLNASYEPLNITGWRRAVVLIIKGKAEQIEHNGKLLYPGFPLPTVIRLVYYVRLPYKEIPLTRRNIFHRDAHMCQYCGYGGENLTLDHVYPKSRGGGESWENIVTACVRCNVQKGNRTPQEAQMPLGRSPKQPYSGLYFEVTKYLQNGGHQEWRKYLIGF from the coding sequence ATGGCTAAGGTACTGGTACTCAATGCTTCATACGAGCCGCTGAACATTACCGGCTGGCGGCGTGCAGTTGTCCTGATTATTAAAGGCAAAGCAGAGCAGATCGAGCATAATGGCAAGTTACTCTATCCTGGGTTCCCCCTGCCTACCGTGATCCGCCTGGTCTATTATGTTCGCTTGCCCTACAAAGAGATCCCCCTCACGCGGCGTAATATTTTCCACCGTGATGCCCATATGTGCCAGTATTGCGGCTATGGGGGTGAAAATCTGACCCTAGATCATGTGTATCCCAAGTCGCGCGGTGGTGGTGAGAGCTGGGAAAATATCGTTACTGCCTGTGTGCGCTGTAACGTGCAAAAGGGCAATCGCACCCCCCAGGAAGCACAAATGCCATTGGGGCGATCGCCAAAGCAACCCTATAGCGGGCTGTATTTTGAAGTCACGAAATATCTTCAAAACGGCGGCCATCAGGAATGGCGTAAATATTTAATTGGGTTCTAA